In one window of Prevotella sp. E13-17 DNA:
- a CDS encoding DEAD/DEAH box helicase, which yields MKTFEELGVSVEIRRAIEEMGFVQPMPVQEAVIPTLLESRQDTIALAQTGTGKTASFGIPLLMRIDMNSRDTQALVLSPTRELCLQIADDLRDFSKYMDGIHVEAVYGGAAIEQQIRALKKGAQIIVATPGRLIDLKNRGYVHLEKVRNIVLDEADEMLNMGFTDSIEEIFEALPDDHNTLMFSATMSRDVERVAKRYLKDHQEIVVGSRNEGAENVNHIYYMVQAKDKYLALKRIVDYYPKIFAIIFCRTKLETQEVADKLIRDGYNAESLHGDLSQQQRDLTMQKFRQHLTQLLVATDVAARGLDVDDLTHVINFGLPDDIENYTHRSGRTGRAGKKGTSISIVHSKEKFKIRNIEKVIGKSFVETPIPSAEEICKKQLYKVMDQIVKTDVNDDEIAPFMQDISRYFEFIDKEELIKKIVSLEFGKFLAYYADAPEIEVPTKEKERRPQSDREKRNNKPEKGFKRLFINLGKKDGFFPGVLMQTLNRYVGGRQAVGHIDLLDTISYFEVPEKDARKVMTQLTGIRYKGRTVRCNEEDDKTGPQGRQGEHGRRNSRGSQKAQGGQRPQRQYKKEDWRSLMQNANRVDFKGEEPDFSEEGWARRKPKKK from the coding sequence ATGAAGACATTTGAAGAACTGGGTGTAAGCGTAGAGATACGCCGAGCCATCGAAGAAATGGGGTTTGTGCAGCCCATGCCTGTGCAAGAGGCAGTGATACCTACGCTGTTGGAAAGTAGGCAAGACACCATCGCTCTGGCACAGACGGGAACGGGCAAAACAGCCTCGTTTGGTATTCCCCTGCTGATGAGAATAGACATGAACAGTCGCGACACGCAGGCACTGGTGCTGAGCCCTACACGTGAGCTCTGCTTGCAGATCGCCGACGACCTGCGCGACTTTTCAAAATACATGGACGGCATACATGTAGAAGCCGTCTATGGCGGTGCTGCCATCGAACAGCAAATACGCGCCCTGAAGAAAGGTGCGCAGATCATTGTGGCCACGCCGGGCCGACTCATTGACTTGAAGAACCGTGGGTATGTGCATCTGGAGAAGGTGCGCAACATCGTGCTTGACGAAGCCGACGAGATGCTGAACATGGGCTTTACCGACAGTATCGAGGAAATCTTTGAGGCATTGCCCGACGATCATAACACACTGATGTTCTCGGCCACGATGAGTCGCGACGTGGAGCGTGTGGCGAAACGCTATTTGAAAGACCATCAGGAGATTGTGGTGGGCTCGCGCAACGAAGGAGCCGAGAACGTGAACCACATTTATTATATGGTGCAGGCCAAAGATAAGTATCTGGCGCTGAAACGAATTGTCGATTACTATCCAAAGATTTTTGCTATCATCTTCTGCAGAACAAAACTGGAGACTCAAGAGGTGGCCGACAAGCTGATACGCGACGGCTATAATGCTGAGTCGCTGCATGGCGACCTGTCACAGCAGCAGCGTGACCTGACAATGCAGAAGTTCCGTCAGCATCTGACACAGTTGCTGGTGGCTACCGATGTGGCTGCACGCGGCCTCGACGTGGACGACCTGACCCACGTCATCAACTTCGGTCTGCCCGACGACATTGAGAACTACACCCACCGTTCGGGACGTACAGGGCGTGCAGGCAAGAAAGGCACCAGCATCTCTATCGTTCACTCGAAGGAGAAGTTCAAGATTCGTAACATCGAAAAGGTGATTGGCAAGAGCTTTGTGGAAACACCGATTCCATCGGCCGAAGAGATTTGCAAGAAGCAGCTCTACAAGGTGATGGACCAGATCGTGAAGACCGACGTGAACGACGATGAAATCGCACCTTTTATGCAGGACATCAGTCGCTACTTTGAGTTTATCGACAAAGAGGAACTCATCAAGAAAATCGTGTCGCTGGAGTTTGGCAAGTTCCTGGCTTATTATGCCGATGCACCTGAGATTGAAGTACCCACCAAAGAGAAAGAACGTCGTCCGCAGAGCGACCGCGAGAAGCGCAACAACAAGCCCGAGAAGGGATTCAAGCGACTCTTTATCAACTTGGGAAAGAAGGACGGTTTCTTCCCCGGTGTGCTGATGCAGACGTTGAATCGCTATGTGGGCGGTCGTCAGGCCGTGGGACATATCGACCTGTTGGACACCATCTCTTATTTCGAGGTGCCTGAGAAGGATGCCCGCAAGGTGATGACGCAGTTGACAGGCATCCGCTACAAGGGACGTACCGTGCGATGCAATGAAGAGGACGACAAGACAGGTCCACAGGGACGTCAAGGCGAACACGGTCGTCGCAACTCGCGTGGCAGTCAGAAAGCACAGGGAGGCCAGCGCCCCCAGCGCCAGTATAAAAAGGAAGATTGGCGCTCGCTGATGCAGAATGCCAATCGTGTAGATTTCAAGGGCGAG
- a CDS encoding TIGR00730 family Rossman fold protein: MKLCIFCSANQQLDPDFFTMTEELGRWAAENGHSIVFGGHDAGLMHSVSKAAKEADGQVIGVVPRRIEEMGRLSPYLDVHIPTENLTDRKDLMMLQSDAFIVLPGGIGTLDELFTTAAAATLQYHQKPLILWNMKGFWDSLIVCLDDLSKKGVIRGDWHQLIKVASSLDDVQRLLG, encoded by the coding sequence ATGAAACTATGTATCTTTTGTTCTGCAAATCAGCAATTAGACCCTGATTTCTTCACCATGACCGAAGAATTGGGCAGATGGGCCGCAGAAAACGGCCATTCCATCGTGTTTGGCGGCCACGATGCCGGACTCATGCACAGCGTCAGCAAGGCAGCTAAAGAGGCCGACGGACAAGTCATTGGCGTGGTGCCCCGACGCATTGAGGAGATGGGACGCCTCAGTCCCTACTTGGACGTACACATTCCCACCGAGAACCTGACCGACCGCAAGGACCTGATGATGCTTCAGAGTGATGCTTTCATCGTGCTGCCCGGCGGCATTGGCACACTCGACGAGCTGTTTACCACGGCAGCAGCAGCCACACTGCAATACCATCAAAAGCCACTGATTCTGTGGAACATGAAAGGTTTTTGGGATTCGCTCATCGTTTGCCTCGACGACCTCAGCAAGAAAGGGGTGATTCGGGGCGACTGGCACCAGCTCATCAAGGTAGCATCATCGCTCGACGACGTGCAGCGACTACTCGGCTAA
- a CDS encoding PfkB family carbohydrate kinase, producing the protein MQKVIGIGETVLDIIFKNDQPIGAVPGGSTFNCLISLGRSGVKASLVSETGNDRVGRKIIDFIEKNGVDASCVYVYPDSKSPVSLAFLNEKNDADYIFYKDHVNDRIEFSYPDIQKDDIVLFGSYFAVNPVIRPQVQAFLEYARNRGAILYYDVNFRSSHKNEVLKLTPNILENLEMADIVRGSSEDFEVMFHKTDPDVLYRSQIAFYTKKFIYTSGDGPVELRADENFAKQYVVDPNNKVVSTIGAGDNFNAGFVFGMIKNRITRENIECGLSEQQWDSIIDYAMQFSANVCQSVGNSVDESFGSAMAALLAE; encoded by the coding sequence ATGCAAAAGGTTATTGGAATAGGCGAGACGGTTCTCGACATCATTTTTAAAAACGACCAGCCCATTGGTGCCGTGCCAGGTGGATCCACGTTTAACTGTCTGATTTCGTTGGGGCGCTCGGGGGTTAAGGCCTCGCTGGTCAGTGAGACCGGCAATGACCGTGTGGGACGGAAAATCATCGATTTCATCGAGAAGAATGGTGTTGATGCCTCGTGCGTATATGTCTATCCCGATTCCAAATCGCCTGTGTCGCTGGCCTTCCTCAACGAGAAGAACGATGCAGACTATATCTTCTATAAAGACCATGTCAACGACCGTATAGAGTTCTCCTATCCCGACATACAGAAGGACGATATCGTGTTGTTTGGTTCCTATTTTGCCGTAAACCCAGTGATACGTCCGCAGGTGCAGGCCTTTTTGGAGTATGCCCGCAACCGTGGCGCCATACTCTACTACGATGTGAACTTCCGTTCGTCGCATAAGAACGAGGTGCTGAAGCTGACTCCCAATATCTTGGAGAATCTGGAAATGGCCGACATCGTGCGCGGTTCGAGCGAGGACTTCGAGGTGATGTTTCACAAAACGGATCCCGACGTGCTATATCGTTCGCAGATTGCTTTCTATACCAAGAAGTTTATCTATACCAGTGGCGATGGTCCAGTGGAGTTGCGTGCCGACGAGAACTTCGCAAAGCAGTATGTCGTGGACCCCAACAATAAGGTGGTGAGCACCATCGGCGCTGGCGACAACTTCAATGCTGGTTTCGTGTTTGGCATGATTAAGAACCGCATCACTCGCGAAAACATTGAGTGCGGACTCAGCGAGCAGCAGTGGGACAGCATCATCGACTATGCCATGCAGTTCTCGGCAAACGTCTGTCAGAGTGTCGGCAACTCGGTCGATGAGAGCTTTGGAAGTGCCATGGCAGCCCTGTTAGCCGAGTAG
- a CDS encoding pitrilysin family protein, whose product MTKYNTFTLDNGMRVIHLPSDSQVVYCGIAVKAGTRHERSGEEGLAHFCEHLTFKGTQKMSAVQIINAIEGLGGEMNAFTNKEDTVFYCAIQAKHAKKAIGVLCDIVFGSTYPQTEVEKEREVVCDEIDSYEDTPAELIYDEFENILFEGHPLGHNILGTSEQVRQYTSEDAQRFTSRYYRPDNCVFFLSGNIDRKTIAASLNKMVEKKDRPELQKEQDVAALANERTEERLFIRQRGTHQAHVMLGTRAFAGSDPRRWALYLLNNILGGPGLNSRLNIALRERNGLVYSVDSSMVSYSDTGMWSVYFGCDPADVKRCLRLVRRELDKLMQKPLSPTQLAAAKRQLQGQLAIASDSREQFALDFAKNYLHTGKERDLSDIMRHIDTLSSSDLQDVAQLLFAEDRITTLIYQ is encoded by the coding sequence ATGACGAAATACAACACTTTTACACTCGACAACGGAATGCGTGTCATTCATCTGCCGTCCGATTCGCAGGTGGTTTACTGCGGCATTGCCGTCAAGGCAGGCACGCGCCACGAGCGTTCAGGCGAAGAAGGACTGGCTCACTTCTGCGAGCACCTCACGTTTAAGGGCACCCAGAAGATGTCGGCCGTACAGATTATCAATGCCATCGAGGGACTGGGGGGCGAGATGAACGCCTTCACCAACAAGGAAGACACCGTGTTCTATTGTGCCATTCAGGCCAAGCATGCCAAGAAAGCCATCGGCGTACTCTGCGACATTGTGTTCGGCAGCACCTACCCACAGACCGAGGTAGAAAAAGAACGCGAAGTGGTGTGCGATGAGATTGACAGCTATGAGGACACGCCTGCAGAACTGATCTACGACGAGTTCGAGAACATTTTGTTCGAGGGCCATCCTCTGGGACATAACATCCTGGGCACCAGCGAACAGGTGCGCCAATACACCAGCGAGGATGCCCAGCGCTTCACCAGTCGCTATTATCGTCCCGACAACTGTGTGTTCTTCCTGAGCGGCAACATTGACAGAAAGACTATTGCTGCCAGCCTCAACAAAATGGTAGAGAAGAAAGACAGACCAGAGCTACAGAAAGAACAAGACGTCGCCGCACTCGCTAACGAGAGGACTGAAGAGAGACTCTTCATCCGCCAACGTGGCACCCACCAAGCGCATGTCATGTTGGGCACACGGGCTTTTGCTGGCAGCGACCCACGGCGTTGGGCGCTCTACCTGCTGAACAACATTCTGGGTGGACCAGGCCTCAACTCACGACTGAACATCGCGCTGCGTGAGCGCAACGGACTGGTATATAGCGTTGACAGCTCGATGGTGAGCTATAGCGACACCGGCATGTGGTCGGTCTATTTCGGTTGCGACCCCGCCGACGTGAAGCGCTGTCTGCGACTGGTGAGACGCGAGCTGGACAAGCTCATGCAGAAGCCGCTCTCGCCCACGCAGCTCGCCGCAGCCAAACGCCAACTGCAAGGTCAGTTGGCCATTGCCAGCGACAGTCGCGAACAGTTTGCGCTCGACTTTGCCAAGAACTACCTGCACACGGGCAAAGAACGCGACCTCTCCGACATCATGCGCCACATCGATACGCTCAGCAGCAGCGATTTGCAGGACGTGGCGCAGCTACTCTTTGCCGAAGACCGCATCACCACCCTCATTTACCAATAG
- a CDS encoding ROK family protein gives MMSKDKKTVLTLDAGGTNFVFSAICDNEEIVEPVRLKAVTTDTEGCLATLVQGFTTVKEQLAEEPVAISFAFPGPADYEHGVIGDLPNFPSFRGGVPLGPYLEHVFGIPVFINNDGNLFAYGEALAGALPRVNKALEEAGCKRRYKNMVGVTLGTGFGCGVVIDQVLLTGDNGCGGDTWCTRNGMYPFVIAEESVSIRAVRRVYAEMAHEDATELTPKDICDIADGKRPGNVKAAKESFRQLGQVTAAALVNVLNIVDGIVVIGGGVAGAAHHILPGMMEEFARPVGTFSGHLMPTLQSEVYNFEDPEQRAAFLEDKDTFVKVPHTDKEVLYCSQRKVAIMVSELGASKAINLGAYNFALKKIES, from the coding sequence ATAATGAGTAAAGACAAGAAAACCGTACTGACGCTCGATGCCGGAGGTACCAACTTCGTATTTTCGGCCATCTGCGACAATGAAGAGATTGTAGAACCCGTACGTCTGAAAGCCGTAACAACCGACACCGAGGGCTGTCTGGCCACACTGGTTCAGGGATTTACCACCGTCAAGGAGCAACTGGCAGAGGAGCCCGTGGCCATCAGCTTCGCCTTTCCTGGCCCTGCCGACTATGAGCACGGCGTGATTGGCGATCTGCCCAACTTCCCCTCGTTCCGCGGCGGTGTGCCATTGGGACCGTATCTGGAACATGTGTTCGGCATCCCCGTGTTTATCAACAACGACGGCAACCTGTTTGCCTATGGCGAAGCGCTGGCTGGCGCACTGCCGCGCGTCAACAAGGCTCTGGAGGAGGCTGGCTGCAAGCGGCGCTACAAGAACATGGTTGGCGTGACACTGGGCACGGGCTTTGGCTGTGGCGTGGTGATAGATCAGGTGTTGCTGACGGGCGACAACGGCTGTGGTGGCGACACATGGTGCACACGCAACGGCATGTATCCTTTTGTCATTGCCGAAGAGAGCGTGAGCATACGCGCTGTGCGCCGTGTCTATGCTGAGATGGCCCACGAGGATGCCACAGAACTGACCCCAAAGGACATCTGCGACATTGCCGACGGCAAGCGCCCCGGCAACGTGAAGGCGGCCAAAGAGAGTTTCCGCCAATTGGGACAAGTGACGGCGGCTGCACTGGTCAACGTGCTGAACATCGTGGATGGCATCGTGGTCATCGGTGGCGGTGTGGCTGGTGCTGCCCACCACATACTGCCTGGCATGATGGAGGAGTTTGCCCGTCCCGTAGGAACATTCTCCGGACACTTGATGCCCACGTTGCAATCGGAAGTGTATAACTTTGAGGATCCCGAGCAACGCGCTGCTTTCCTCGAAGACAAAGACACGTTTGTCAAGGTGCCTCACACCGACAAGGAGGTGCTCTACTGCAGTCAGCGCAAGGTCGCAATCATGGTGTCTGAACTGGGCGCCAGCAAGGCTATCAACCTGGGCGCCTACAACTTTGCCTTGAAGAAGATCGAAAGCTAA
- a CDS encoding sialate O-acetylesterase has translation MKPRKLITASLAIVASLHLYARPVMPPLFSSNMVIQQQTNAPIWGMAKAGKKVTVTASWDNATITTTANSKGYWRTTLRTPQAGGPYTITISDGQKIKLENVMVGEVWLCSGQSNMEMPIDGWSQVKNYEQEKQEANQYANIRLLQVRKNISPKPLNDMETNLGGGWQVCSARSVKEFSATGYFFGREIHKSQNVPVGLIDASWGGTFIEPWTSAEALRLHPDMKDALEAVGNLPEDKAEREQIYLDQLDEWKQKVRSLDPGYEGEKAVWASSTLNDSQWPTMAVPVQWERAGLADYDGAAWLRRTIDIPKSWAGKEVKLSMGGLVDDIDFTYFNGNLVGQTNSYGEMRNYTIPSHLVKAGRSVLSVHVIDTGGDGGIYSPADQLYLECKGERIMLAGDWHYKTTTPMSLLPRIPVNNTSSPNQVTVLYNAMINPLVGFAIRGTIWYQGCNNEHKGYQYRELLPLMIRDWRTKWGYDFPFYIVQLANYKQLQTEPGDDEWAEVREAQAMAAQHVENSGLACLIDIGEAGDIHPRNKQEVGRRLGLIARAKTYGEQQLEYSGPLYSGYQIEGNSIRISFDHAKGLRSADGGPLRGFAIAGSDHRWHWADARIEGQSVVVTCPDVISPIAVRYAWHVNPLCNLQNGEGLPCVPFRTDDWPGLSINNHQAN, from the coding sequence ATGAAACCTAGAAAATTAATCACCGCCTCACTGGCGATTGTCGCCTCACTGCATTTATATGCACGCCCCGTCATGCCCCCATTGTTCTCAAGTAACATGGTGATTCAACAGCAGACGAATGCGCCTATCTGGGGAATGGCAAAAGCCGGAAAGAAAGTTACCGTCACCGCATCGTGGGACAACGCCACCATCACAACCACCGCCAACTCGAAAGGCTATTGGCGCACGACGCTGCGAACCCCTCAGGCAGGAGGTCCTTACACCATTACAATCAGTGATGGCCAGAAAATAAAATTGGAAAATGTCATGGTTGGCGAGGTGTGGCTATGCTCAGGTCAATCCAATATGGAGATGCCCATCGATGGATGGTCACAGGTTAAGAACTACGAACAGGAGAAGCAAGAAGCCAACCAATATGCAAATATCCGTTTGTTGCAGGTTCGTAAAAACATCTCGCCAAAGCCTCTGAATGACATGGAGACCAACTTAGGGGGTGGATGGCAAGTGTGCTCAGCTCGAAGTGTTAAGGAGTTCTCGGCAACGGGTTACTTCTTCGGGCGGGAGATACACAAGTCTCAAAACGTGCCTGTGGGGTTAATCGATGCTTCATGGGGAGGCACATTCATCGAACCGTGGACCAGTGCGGAAGCACTCAGACTTCATCCCGACATGAAGGATGCTTTGGAAGCAGTCGGCAACCTGCCTGAAGACAAGGCTGAACGAGAACAAATATACCTCGACCAACTTGACGAGTGGAAACAAAAAGTACGCAGCCTCGATCCGGGATATGAGGGCGAAAAGGCAGTATGGGCAAGTTCAACGCTGAACGATAGCCAGTGGCCTACCATGGCCGTTCCTGTTCAATGGGAGCGTGCAGGACTTGCAGATTATGATGGCGCAGCATGGCTACGCAGAACCATTGATATACCGAAATCCTGGGCTGGCAAAGAGGTGAAACTCTCTATGGGCGGACTTGTCGATGATATTGATTTCACGTATTTCAATGGTAATTTGGTAGGCCAGACCAACAGCTATGGCGAAATGCGTAACTATACCATCCCTTCACACTTGGTAAAAGCTGGTCGCAGCGTTCTTTCTGTTCATGTCATAGATACCGGTGGCGACGGTGGCATTTATAGTCCTGCTGACCAACTATATTTAGAATGTAAGGGCGAACGCATCATGCTGGCTGGAGATTGGCACTATAAAACAACAACACCAATGTCTCTGTTGCCTCGTATTCCTGTCAACAATACATCCTCACCCAATCAGGTAACCGTACTTTATAATGCCATGATCAATCCTCTCGTTGGCTTTGCCATTCGTGGAACGATTTGGTATCAGGGCTGTAATAACGAGCACAAGGGCTACCAATACCGCGAATTGCTTCCATTGATGATTCGAGATTGGCGCACAAAGTGGGGGTATGATTTTCCCTTCTATATCGTACAGTTGGCCAACTACAAGCAATTGCAGACCGAACCTGGCGATGATGAATGGGCTGAAGTGCGAGAAGCACAAGCCATGGCGGCACAACATGTGGAGAATTCTGGACTGGCATGCCTTATTGATATAGGCGAAGCTGGCGATATTCATCCACGCAACAAACAGGAAGTGGGCCGACGTCTAGGACTTATTGCTCGCGCAAAGACCTATGGCGAACAGCAGTTGGAATATTCAGGTCCGCTCTACTCTGGCTATCAGATAGAAGGCAATAGCATCCGTATCTCTTTCGACCATGCGAAAGGACTGCGTTCTGCTGATGGTGGACCATTAAGGGGTTTTGCCATTGCGGGCAGTGACCATCGTTGGCATTGGGCTGATGCTCGTATTGAGGGGCAAAGCGTAGTGGTGACGTGTCCGGATGTCATATCGCCCATTGCCGTTCGCTATGCTTGGCATGTCAATCCGCTCTGTAATTTGCAGAATGGCGAAGGTCTGCCCTGTGTACCTTTCCGCACCGATGATTGGCCAGGGCTATCCATTAACAATCACCAAGCGAACTGA